One window of Bacteroides sp. AN502(2024) genomic DNA carries:
- a CDS encoding polysaccharide biosynthesis protein: MEKTLKGIVQYARKNYLSYWIILGIDTLVSVLCSLVAYAVIHYMGHVPMSDRLLCQLVVISLAASVAGSLLFHTYRNTIRFSQARELWRIICAVLFKVVCLAIISFGLICETRLPYNYKVSCLLFDGLLTMVILTVFRVSLIIVYDLLLDWVNKKNTRILIYGTDEKSVALKLRLRNSAHYKVAGFYVYGKTNSRRRLTDLPVYYFESGSDVDYIIRKRGIKGILFARYEDTRQEEKRLLEYCKDHGLKTLIAPTISEADSDGNFHQWVRPIKIEDLLGRAEININLRQVAEEFRGKVVLVTGAAGSIGSELCRQLVQMGIQRLVMFDSAETPLHNVRLEFEKNYPGMDFVPVIGDVRVKERVRMVFELYHPQIVFHAAAYKHVPLMEENPCEAVLVNVIGSRQVADMAVEYGAEKMVMVSTDKAVNPTNVMGCSKRLAEIYVQSLGCAIGEGKVKGRTRFITTRFGNVLGSNGSVIPRFKEQIENGGPVTVTHPDIIRFFMTIPEACRLVMEAATMGQGNEIFVFEMGQAVKIVDLATRMIELAGYRPGEDIRIEFTGLRPGEKLYEEVLSDKENTIPTGNKKIMIAKVRRYEYADILDTYEEFENLSRAVRIMDTVRLMKKVVPEFKSKNSPRFEVLDKE, translated from the coding sequence ATGGAAAAGACATTGAAGGGTATCGTTCAATATGCCCGTAAGAACTATTTGAGCTATTGGATCATTCTGGGTATCGATACGTTGGTATCCGTATTGTGTTCATTGGTCGCCTATGCCGTGATTCATTATATGGGTCATGTTCCGATGAGCGACCGTCTGCTCTGTCAATTGGTCGTCATCTCTTTGGCGGCAAGTGTCGCAGGTTCCTTATTGTTCCACACTTACCGTAATACGATCCGTTTTTCCCAGGCCCGCGAACTGTGGCGTATCATCTGTGCGGTATTATTCAAAGTTGTCTGTCTGGCTATCATCTCTTTTGGGCTTATCTGTGAGACCCGGCTGCCATATAATTATAAAGTATCCTGTCTTCTGTTTGACGGGTTGTTGACCATGGTGATTCTGACAGTCTTCCGTGTATCATTGATCATCGTCTATGACCTGCTGCTGGATTGGGTGAATAAGAAGAACACGCGTATCCTAATCTACGGTACCGACGAAAAGAGTGTAGCCTTGAAACTGCGTCTCCGTAACAGTGCCCATTATAAGGTTGCAGGCTTTTACGTTTATGGCAAAACCAACAGCCGCCGCCGTTTGACGGATCTTCCCGTCTATTACTTTGAGAGCGGGTCTGATGTGGACTATATCATACGTAAGCGCGGAATTAAGGGTATTCTTTTTGCCCGTTACGAGGACACCCGCCAGGAAGAGAAACGGCTCCTGGAATATTGCAAGGACCATGGACTCAAGACACTGATCGCCCCTACCATCAGCGAGGCGGATTCCGACGGGAACTTTCACCAGTGGGTCCGCCCCATCAAGATCGAGGATCTTCTTGGCCGTGCTGAAATCAACATCAACCTCCGTCAGGTGGCGGAAGAGTTCCGTGGCAAGGTGGTGCTGGTGACCGGTGCCGCGGGCAGTATCGGCAGTGAGCTTTGCCGCCAGCTGGTACAGATGGGGATTCAGAGACTCGTCATGTTCGACTCTGCGGAAACTCCCCTTCACAATGTCCGTCTGGAATTCGAGAAGAACTATCCCGGGATGGATTTTGTCCCGGTAATCGGTGACGTCCGTGTGAAGGAGCGTGTCCGTATGGTATTTGAGCTCTACCATCCCCAGATCGTCTTTCATGCGGCTGCCTACAAACACGTTCCTTTGATGGAGGAGAATCCCTGCGAGGCTGTCCTTGTCAATGTGATAGGTTCGCGACAGGTTGCCGACATGGCGGTGGAATACGGTGCGGAGAAAATGGTCATGGTCTCCACGGATAAGGCTGTGAACCCCACGAACGTGATGGGCTGCTCCAAACGACTGGCTGAAATCTACGTGCAGAGCCTTGGCTGTGCCATCGGTGAGGGAAAGGTGAAGGGTCGTACCCGATTTATCACGACCCGCTTCGGTAATGTGCTGGGCAGTAACGGTTCGGTCATTCCCCGTTTTAAGGAACAGATCGAGAACGGCGGGCCTGTGACGGTCACCCATCCCGATATCATCCGCTTCTTCATGACCATCCCCGAAGCCTGCCGCTTGGTGATGGAGGCCGCCACGATGGGACAGGGCAATGAGATCTTTGTCTTTGAGATGGGACAGGCGGTGAAGATCGTGGACCTGGCTACTCGCATGATCGAATTGGCGGGTTACCGTCCGGGTGAGGACATCAGGATCGAGTTCACGGGTTTGCGCCCGGGAGAGAAGCTTTACGAGGAAGTGTTGAGCGACAAGGAAAATACGATTCCGACTGGGAACAAGAAGATCATGATAGCGAAGGTGAGAAGATATGAATATGCCGATATCCTTGACACGTATGAAGAGTTCGAGAATCTGTCGCGTGCGGTGAGGATCATGGATACAGTCAGACTGATGAAGAAGGTAGTTCCTGAATTTAAGTCAAAGAACTCACCGAGATTTGAGGTATTGGATAAAGAATAA